A genomic stretch from Canis lupus familiaris isolate Mischka breed German Shepherd chromosome 15, alternate assembly UU_Cfam_GSD_1.0, whole genome shotgun sequence includes:
- the LOC102153757 gene encoding serine/arginine-rich splicing factor 7-like — MEEKTKVYVGNLGTGVSRRELKRAFSYYGPLRTVWIVKNPPGFPFVEFEDPTHAEDAVQDLDGKVICGSRMRVELPTGMLWRSDFENRPLAQHSFGPSDKCGKKGHHAYDCHHYSQQRGSRLQSRSYLRSRGRRYSHSCSRSREKGQDQDLLDQQNQLNTEDLGLVL; from the coding sequence ATGGAGGAGAAAACCAAGGTATATGTTGGTAATCTGGGAACTGGTgtcagcagaagagagttaaaaaGGGCTTTCAGTTATTACGGTCCTTTAAGAACTGTGTGGATTGTGAAAAATCCTCCAGGATTTCCCTTTGTGGAATTTGAAGATCCAACACATGCAGAAGATGCAGTGCAAGATCTGGATGGGAAGGTGATTTGTGGTTCCAGAATGAGAGTTGAATTACCAACAGGCATGCTTTGGAGATCTGATTTTGAAAATAGACCACTTGCCCAACATTCATTTGGTCCCAGTGATAAGTGTGGCAAAAAAGGACATCATGCTTATGATTGTCATCATTACAGTcagcagaggggaagcaggttACAGTCTAGATCATATTTAAGATCCAGAGGTAGGCGATACTCACACTCATGTagcaggagcagggagaaagGTCAAGATCAGGATCTCCTCGACCAACAAAATCAGCTTAACACAGAGGATCTAGGGCTGGTTCTATAA